One Lycium ferocissimum isolate CSIRO_LF1 unplaced genomic scaffold, AGI_CSIRO_Lferr_CH_V1 ctg8718, whole genome shotgun sequence DNA window includes the following coding sequences:
- the LOC132045948 gene encoding uncharacterized protein LOC132045948 has translation MAAPPNLEEGKSQTRPPRFNGNYYGWWKTRMPDYIMDEDSELQDIIYYGSFVPMKTDAQSSKSVPEIRKEYSETDRKAIEKNYKAKKILICGIGPDEYNRISSCGFAKVIWEAIQTTHEGTTQVKQFKIDLLTAEYSWERKVNAITEAKDLQTLTLDELIGKLKTCEMKRNKDLERREPKNEKSQVLKAAKSDTSSDESEMAYLTRRFYKMILRNGGVPKRGSFSRKFKGNDYCQKCGKPGHFIKECPLHNESEDGDDAGDTSMLAIDSECSGYESSFSLMAKSKDDDDNEKDEANFFDVKKNLKSYSQKKLVSLENVLIDAYHSLINQKNALSEEIDEFQVRDDLVVTVVDLKEQVE, from the exons ATGGCTGCTCCACCAAACCTTGAGGAAGGAAAATCTCAAACAAGACCTCCAAGGTTTAATGGAAATTATTATGGGTGGTGGAAGACAAGGATGcctgattatattatggatgagGACTCAGAGCTTCAGGACATAATCTATTATGGTTCTTTTGTTCCCATGAAAACTGATGCGCAGAGTTCAAAGTCAGTTCCagaaataagaaaagaatacTCTGAAACTGACAGAAAAGCTATTGAAAAGAACTACAAGGCAAAGAAGATCCTGATTTGTGGTATTGGGCCAGATGAATACAATCGTATTTCATCTTGTGGATTTGCTAAAGTAATATGGGAAGCTATTCAAACAACCCATGAAGGAACCACTCAGGTAAAGCAGTTCAAAATAGATCTGCTTACCGCTGAGT ATTCTTGGGAAAGAAAAGTTAATGCTATCACTGAGGCTAAGGACCTGCAAACACTGACTCTTGACGAGCTTATTGGTAAGCTTAAGACTTGTGAGATGAAAAGAAATAAGGATCTTGAAAGAAGAGAGCCAAAGAATGAGAAGAGCCAGGTTCTCAAAGCTGCTAAAAGTGACACAAGTAGTGATGAATCTGAGATGGCGTACCTCACTCGAAGATTTTACAAGATGATTCTAAGAAATGGTGGGGTCCCAAAGAGAGGAAGCTTCAGCAGGAAATTCAAAGGAAATGATTATTGTCAGAAGTGTGGGAAGCCTGGACACTTCATCAAAGAGTGTCCTCTACACAA TGAATCTGAAGATGGAGATGATGCAGGTGATACATCCATGTTGGCTATTGATAGTGAATGTTCTGGATATGAGTCAAGCTTTTCACTCATGGCCAAATCTAAAGATGATGATGACAATGAAAAAGATGAGGCAAACTTTTTTGATGTGAAGAAAAATCTGAAAAGTTACTCTCAGAAAAAACTGGTATCTTTAGAAAATGTGTTGATTGATGCCTATCATAGCCTTATTAATCAGAAAAATGCTCTAAGTGAAGAAATTGATGAATTCCAAGTAAGGGATGATTTGGTAGTCACTGTTGTAGATCTAAAGGAGCAAGTTGAATAA